From the Brassica napus cultivar Da-Ae chromosome A8, Da-Ae, whole genome shotgun sequence genome, one window contains:
- the LOC106360292 gene encoding transcription factor MYB61-like, translated as MGRHSCCYKQKLRKGLWSPEEDEKLLNHITHHGHGCWSSVPKLAGLQRCGKSCRLRWINYLRPDLKRGAFSPEEENLIVELHSVLGNRWSQIASRLPGRTDNEIKNLWNSSIKKKLKQRGIDPNTHKPISEADNDKPTRSSNDLKSPSSSAATNQDFFLERPSDFSDYFGLQKLNFNSNLTPESSMCSIVPGQFSPGNMVGSVFQTPVCVKPSISLPTDNSSSTVSRGDHAGSNWEFQTNNTSNFFENSGFSWSIPSSSVTKPNPNFEEVKWSEYLNTPFFNGSTVQSQNSQQIYIKSEGEYLAKVSNITDPWSQSQNENLSTPEASDVFSKDLQRMAVSFGQSL; from the exons ATGGGTAGACATTCTTGCTGTTACAAACAAAAGCTGAGAAAAGGGCTATGGTCTCCTGAAGAAGACGAGAAGCTTCTCAATCACATCACCCATCATGGCCATGGCTGCTGGAGCTCTGTCCCCAAACTCGCTG GTTTGCAGAGATGTGGAAAGAGTTGTAGACTGAGATGGATCAATTACTTGAGACCTGATTTAAAGAGAGGAGCTTTCTCTCCTGAGGAAGAGAATCTAATCGTTGAGCTTCACTCTGTTCTCGGAAACAG atggTCACAGATTGCGTCTAGGCTTCCGGGGAGAACCGACAACGAGATCAAGAATCTGTGGAACTCGAGCATAAAGAAGAAACTGAAGCAAAGAGGCATTGACCCGAACACACACAAACCCATCTCCGAAGCTGACAACGACAAGCCAACAAGAAGCAGTAACGACCTCAAGTCTCCTAGCTCCTCTGCTGCAACTAACCAAGACTTCTTCCTCGAGAGGCCATCTGATTTCTCCGACTACTTCGGTCTTCAGAAGCTTAACTTCAACTCCAACCTTACACCTGAGTCTTCTATGTGTTCCATCGTTCCGGGGCAGTTCAGCCCCGGAAACATGGTTGGTTCTGTTTTTCAGACTCCGGTTTGCGTAAAGCCTTCGATTAGTCTTCCTACGGACAACAGTTCGAGTACTGTCTCCAGAGGAGACCATGCAGGATCTAACTGGGAGTTTCAGACAAACAACACTTCAAACTTCTTCGAAAATAGCGGTTTCTCTTGGTCAATCCCTTCTTCTTCAGTAACCAAACCTAATCCTAACTTCGAAGAAGTGAAATGGTCAGAGTATTTGAACACACCGTTCTTCAATGGAAGCACTGTACAGAGTCAAAACTCTCAACAGATCTACATCAAATCAGAGGGAGAGTACTTAGCCAAGGTTTCGAACATTACAGATCCTTGGAGCCAAAGCCAAAACGAGAATTTAAGCACACCTGAAGCTAGTGACGTGTTCTCCAAGGATCTTCAGAGAATGGCCGTCTCTTTTGGTCAGTCCCTTTAG